A genomic window from Methanobrevibacter sp. TLL-48-HuF1 includes:
- the galU gene encoding UTP--glucose-1-phosphate uridylyltransferase GalU, producing MKAVIPAAGFGTRFLPATKAQPKEMLPVFDKPTIQYVIEEAVASGIDDILIVTGKNKRSIEDHFDKSFELEYTLKQAGKTKYLKQVQDITDLADICYIRQKEQKGLGDAIYCAKKHVGEEPFAVMLGDTITKGKTPCTKQLIDIYNKYEASAISLEKVPQEKVERYGIIKGEEIETDVYQIDELVEKPPVDQAPSNLAIMGRYVLTPDIFDKIKETGAGVGGEIQLTDALAKLDKIYGNTFEGKTYDIGNRLEWLKTSIEFAMDDEESKNDLISYMKDIIASN from the coding sequence ATGAAAGCAGTAATTCCGGCAGCTGGTTTTGGGACTAGGTTTTTGCCAGCTACTAAAGCACAACCTAAAGAAATGTTGCCTGTTTTTGATAAACCTACTATTCAGTATGTTATTGAGGAAGCTGTAGCTTCAGGTATTGATGATATTTTAATTGTAACTGGTAAAAATAAACGTTCTATTGAAGATCATTTTGATAAATCATTTGAATTGGAGTATACTTTAAAGCAGGCTGGTAAGACTAAATATTTAAAACAGGTTCAGGATATCACTGATTTGGCCGATATTTGTTATATTCGTCAAAAAGAGCAAAAAGGATTAGGTGATGCAATTTATTGTGCCAAAAAACATGTGGGAGAGGAACCTTTTGCAGTAATGCTTGGAGATACAATAACGAAAGGAAAAACTCCATGTACAAAACAGTTAATAGATATTTACAACAAATACGAAGCATCAGCTATTTCTCTTGAAAAGGTACCTCAGGAAAAAGTGGAAAGATACGGTATAATTAAAGGAGAAGAAATAGAAACAGATGTTTATCAGATTGATGAACTTGTTGAAAAACCACCAGTTGATCAGGCACCGTCTAACTTAGCTATTATGGGAAGATATGTACTCACTCCAGACATTTTCGATAAAATCAAAGAAACCGGAGCTGGAGTTGGAGGAGAAATTCAGCTTACTGATGCGCTGGCTAAATTAGATAAAATTTATGGAAATACCTTTGAAGGAAAAACCTATGATATAGGAAATCGTTTAGAATGGTTGAAAACATCTATAGAATTTGCAATGGATGATGAAGAATCTAAAAACGATTTAATCAGTTATATGAAAGATATTATAGCTTCAAATTAA